The proteins below come from a single Orcinus orca chromosome 6, mOrcOrc1.1, whole genome shotgun sequence genomic window:
- the SLC39A14 gene encoding metal cation symporter ZIP14 isoform X3 codes for MHRYGEGDSLTLQQLKALLNHLDVGVGRDNVSQSVQGPRNLSTCFSSGDLFAAHNLSDQLRIGGREFQEFCPTILQQLDSRACSSENQENEENEQTEEGRPSSVEVWGYGLLCVTVISLCSLMGASVVPFMKKTFYKRLLLYFIALAIGTLYSNALFQLIPEAFGFNPLEDYYVSKSAVVFGGFYLFFFTEKVLKMLLKQKNEHHHGHSHYASETLPSQKDQEEGVTEKLQNGDLDHMISQRCSGELDGKAPVMDEKVIVGSLSVQDLQASQSACYWLKGVRYSDIGTLAWMITLSDGLHNFIDGLAIGASFTVSVFQGISTSVAILCEEFPHELGDFVILLNAGMSIQQALFFNFLSACCCYVGLAFGILAGSHFSANWIFALAGGMFLYISLADMFPEMNEVCQEDERNGSVLIPFVIQNVGLLTGFSIMLVLTMYSGQIQIG; via the exons TGCTTCAGTTCTGGAGACCTCTTTGCTGCCCACAACCTCAGTGACCAGTTGCGGATTGGGGGGCGTGAGTTCCAGGAGTTCTGCCCCACCATCCTCCAGCAGCTGGATTCCCGGGCCTGCTCCTCCGAGAACCAGGAGAATGAGGAGAACGAGCAGACAGAAGAGGGGAGGCCCAGCTCAGTTGAAG TCTGGGGGTACGGTCTCCTCTGTGTGACCGTCATCTCCCTCTGCTCCCTGATGGGGGCCAGCGTGGTGCCCTTCATGAAGAAGACTTTTTACAAGAGGCTGCTGCTCTACTTCATAGCTCTGGCGATTGGAACCCTCTACTCCAACGCCCTCTTCCAGCTCATCCCCGAG GCTTTTGGTTTCAACCCTCTGGAAGATTATTATGTCTCCAAGTCTGCAGTGGTGTTTGGGggcttttatctcttctttttcacagAGAAGGTCTTGAAGATGCTTCTTAAGCAGAAAAATGAG CATCATCACGGACACAGCCATTATGCCTCTGAGACGCTCCCTTCCCAGAAGGACCAGGAGGAGGGGGTGACGGAGAAGCTGCAGAACGGGGATCTGGACCACATGATTTCTCAGCGCTGCAGTGGCGAGCTGGATGGGAAGGCCCCTGTGATGGACGAGAAGGTCATCGTGGGCTCCCTCTCTGTCCAG GACCTGCAGGCTTCCCAGAGCGCCTGCTACTGGCTGAAAGGTGTCCGCTACTCTGACATCGGCACACTGGCCTGGATGATCACCCTGAGCGACGGCCTCCATAATTTCATCGATGGCCTGGCTATTGGTGCCTCCTTCACCGTGTCTGTCTTCCAAGGCATCAGCACCTCGGTGGCCATCCTCTGCGAGGAGTTCCCACATGAGCTAG GAGACTTTGTCATCCTGCTCAATGCCGGCATGAGTATCCAGCAGGCTCTCTTCTTCAACTTCCTCTCTGCCTGCTGCTGTTACGTGGGCCTGGCCTTCGGCATCTTAGCTGGCAGCCACTTCTCTGCCAACTGGATCTTTGCCCTGGCTGGAGGAATGTTCTTGTATATTTCTCTGGCTGATATG tTCCCTGAGATGAACGAGGTCTGCCAAGAGGATGAAAGGAACGGCAGTGTCTTGATCCCCTTTGTCATCCAGAACGTGGGCCTCTTGACTGGTTTCAGCATCATGCTGGTCCTCACTATGTATTCGGGACAGATCCAGATCGGGTAG